The Flavobacterium jumunjinense genome includes a region encoding these proteins:
- a CDS encoding alkane 1-monooxygenase — MKYLLAYSIPLISILGINEQGIASYSGVIFSFVILPILELVMPIDKSNYSESRIKSRLENNIFDYLLYVNILIVYGVLLFTLIKITNTKLELYELIGTILSLGIVLGANGINVAHELGHRKKRWERILGKLLLVPSHYTHFFVEHNLGHHLHVATPEDPSTAKFNQSLYAFWWQTIVGTYKKSWQIQMKLNKLNEVSFLSIYNDMFWFTLIQVFYITLIAFIFGTTGFIVAILAGIVGFLLLETINYIEHYGLKRKKLESGRYERVSEKHSWNSNHIMGRIILYELTRHSDHHYKSVKKYQVLEYHDVSPQMPFGYPTSMVLSLLPPLWFYIMNKKVPNEMKN, encoded by the coding sequence ATGAAATATTTATTAGCATATTCAATTCCTTTAATTTCAATTTTAGGAATAAACGAACAAGGAATTGCTTCCTATTCTGGAGTAATATTTTCTTTTGTTATACTCCCAATTTTGGAACTAGTGATGCCAATTGATAAATCAAATTATTCGGAAAGTCGAATTAAAAGTAGATTAGAAAATAATATTTTCGACTATCTATTATATGTAAATATTCTAATTGTTTATGGAGTTTTATTATTTACGCTTATTAAAATAACAAATACAAAATTAGAATTGTACGAACTGATAGGAACAATTTTAAGTTTAGGAATTGTATTAGGAGCAAACGGAATAAATGTAGCTCATGAATTAGGACACAGAAAAAAAAGATGGGAAAGAATTTTAGGTAAACTATTATTAGTTCCATCACATTATACACATTTTTTTGTTGAGCATAATCTAGGACATCATCTTCATGTGGCTACTCCTGAAGATCCATCTACAGCAAAATTTAATCAAAGTCTATATGCATTTTGGTGGCAAACAATAGTTGGAACTTATAAGAAATCGTGGCAAATTCAAATGAAATTAAACAAACTAAATGAAGTTTCATTTCTATCGATATATAATGATATGTTTTGGTTTACATTAATTCAAGTTTTTTATATCACACTAATAGCATTCATATTTGGAACAACAGGGTTTATAGTTGCAATACTAGCTGGAATAGTAGGTTTTCTATTACTTGAAACAATCAACTATATTGAACATTATGGTTTAAAAAGAAAGAAATTAGAATCTGGAAGATATGAAAGAGTATCAGAAAAACATTCCTGGAATTCTAATCACATAATGGGGAGAATTATTTTATATGAATTAACAAGACACAGTGATCATCATTACAAATCTGTAAAAAAATATCAAGTTTTAGAATATCATGATGTAAGTCCGCAAATGCCTTTTGGATATCCTACAAGTATGGTACTCTCATTACTACCTCCTTTGTGGTTTTATATAATGAATAAAAAAGTTCCAAATGAAATGAAAAATTAG